TCACCTCGCAGTACCTCGGCGAGACCTCCAAGAACATCGACCGGATCTTCGACCTGGCAAAGCACCTCTCCCCGTGCGTCCTCTTCATCGACGAGTTCGACTTCGTGGCAAAAAGCCGGGTCTCAGACGACCACGGGGCGATGAAACGCGCCGTGAACATGCTCCTCAAGAACATCGACAAGATCAGCCTGATCAAAAACGGCGTCCTCCTGATCGGGGCGACAAACCACCCCCAGCTCCTGGACGAAGCGGCATGGCGGCGCTTCGACGAGGTCGTCGAGTTCGTCCTCCCGGACGAGGCGATGCGCGAGACGATCCTGAGAAAGTTCGTCCTCTCCCTCGAGTGCACGGGCGACCTTGCAGAGGCGGCAGCCCGTTCAGAGGGCTTTTCAGGCGCCGACCTCCGCATGGCCGTCAAGGAAGCGGTGATCTCGGCCTTAATGGACGGCCGAAGGGTCGTCTCCCAGACCGACATCGACCGGGCCCTCGCCTCGGTCGCGAACAGGAGCCTGATCCGCACCTGCTCGTGGGGATAAGATGAAGGTCACCCTCCTCGGCACCGGGGACGCCATCGGGACGCCGAAGATCGGGTGCACCTGCCCGGTCTGCACCGAGGCCCGCCTCGCCGGACGCCAGCGCCTCAGGTCGGCGACCCTGGTCGAGATCGGGGACAAAAATGTCCTGGTCGATTCGGGCCCTGACCTGCGGGCCCAGCTCATCGCCGCCGGTGCGCCGCAGATCGACGCCGTCATCTGGACGCACGGCCATTACGACCACTTCATGGGGTTCGGGGAGTTTTACCGGGTGCAGCGGATCCCCCCGGTCTATGCAGCCGAACCGACCCTCGACTATGCCAGCTCGATCTTCTCTTTTCTCCGCTTCGAGTCAAACGCCGTCAGCCCGTACTGCCCCTTCGACCTCTTCGGCGCCTCGGTCACCCTGGTCCCGGTGAACCACCCGCACATGCCGACCTTCGGCGTCAGGATCGAGCACGAAGGCGCCGTCCTCGCCCTCACCTCGGACACCAACGCCTCCGTCGCGGAGCGGAGCAAAAAGGTGCTCTCCGGCGCCGACCTCCTGGTGCTCGACGCCATCGCCCCGCGGGGCTACACGATCTCGAAGCACATGAACTACGCCGACGCCGTCGCCCTCGCCGCCGAACTGCACCCCCGGGAGTTCCGCTGCACCCATACAAGCCACCTCATGCCCTGGGACACGCCCCACCTCGCCATGGACATGGAGACCTTCGACCTCTGAGTCATCCCCTGAACACGGCGATCACGGCGCCGGAGACGAGGAGCGCCCCCCCGAGGGCGAGAACGGCCGCCTCGAGCTGGAAGAGGAGAAACACCGAGAAGAGGATCCCGAGCACCGGGACGAGCGGGACGCCCAGGGCCGCACCCGGCACCAGAAACGGCCTGGGCGTATCGGGCTCCCTGAACCGCAGCACGATCACCACGGCGTTGATCGTCAGGAAGGTGAGGAAGAGGGCGACGTTGGTGGCGTTTGCGACATAGGCGATGTTTCCTGCAAAGAGGAAACCGGCGGAGATCGCACCGGCCGCCGCCACCGCAACCCACGGCGTCCCGAACCGGCCGTGGACGCGCCCGAGCGCCGCCGGGAGCGATCCGGCCGCCGCCATCCCGTACGCGAGGCGCGAGGCGGCGACCAGGAGGAGAAGAGCGGTGTTCGCCGTCGCAAAGAGGGCGACCAGGGTGATCACGGCGAAGGCCTGCTCCCCGAGGACCGCCCCGGCGATCTCGGCGAAGGGGGCGCTCGATGCGGCAAGCCGCTCCCACCCGAGCACCGAGACGGCGCTCACCGTGACGAGCATGTACAGGGCGACGGCGATCGCAAGGGCGAGGAGCACGGCTTTCGGGATCGTCCGTTCCGGGTCTTTTGTCTCTTCGGCGAGTTTCACCATCTCCTCAAAGCCCATGAAGGCGAAGAAGACGAGGGCGGCGCCTTTGAACACCCCCGAAACCCCGTTCGGCATCACGAAATAGTCGACCGAGCCGAGGTGGGGCAGGCCGATCAGGATCACAAAGACGATCCCCCCGGCCTCGACCAGGGTCATGGCGATCGCAAACAGGGCGGTCTCCCGGATACCCAGGACGGCGAGGGCACAGAGCCCGGCGATGAGGATCAGGGCGGCCGGGACGATCGGCAGGGGGGTGGCCCCGGCGACGTAGCCGCCAAAACCCAGCGCCACCGTCGCCGTGGAAAGCACGCCGCTCGCAAGGATCAGCCACCCGACCACAAAGGCGGCCTTCCGGCCGAACGCCT
Above is a window of Methanofollis tationis DNA encoding:
- a CDS encoding APC family permease, with product MTAEGGLRRELGLAGVTVSGIGIILGAGIYALLGEATGLAGNAVWLSFGIAAVMAACTALSYAELSSMFPRAAAEYAYVSEAFGRKAAFVVGWLILASGVLSTATVALGFGGYVAGATPLPIVPAALILIAGLCALAVLGIRETALFAIAMTLVEAGGIVFVILIGLPHLGSVDYFVMPNGVSGVFKGAALVFFAFMGFEEMVKLAEETKDPERTIPKAVLLALAIAVALYMLVTVSAVSVLGWERLAASSAPFAEIAGAVLGEQAFAVITLVALFATANTALLLLVAASRLAYGMAAAGSLPAALGRVHGRFGTPWVAVAAAGAISAGFLFAGNIAYVANATNVALFLTFLTINAVVIVLRFREPDTPRPFLVPGAALGVPLVPVLGILFSVFLLFQLEAAVLALGGALLVSGAVIAVFRG
- a CDS encoding MBL fold metallo-hydrolase, which codes for MKVTLLGTGDAIGTPKIGCTCPVCTEARLAGRQRLRSATLVEIGDKNVLVDSGPDLRAQLIAAGAPQIDAVIWTHGHYDHFMGFGEFYRVQRIPPVYAAEPTLDYASSIFSFLRFESNAVSPYCPFDLFGASVTLVPVNHPHMPTFGVRIEHEGAVLALTSDTNASVAERSKKVLSGADLLVLDAIAPRGYTISKHMNYADAVALAAELHPREFRCTHTSHLMPWDTPHLAMDMETFDL